The Proteiniphilum propionicum genome contains the following window.
ATGAGCTTAGCCCGTAATAAGTAATTTTTCAACGCAACGTTGTATTTACTCTTTAGCGAGTCGAATGGTTCGGCCCGAGGTATATTTTTTAAAAGATTGCATCATTTATTAGCTGGAATACTTTTTTGATTGTTTTATTTTTGAGTCCAGCTAGCCTTAAAATAAATTCATCATGGGTAAATTTTTACAGAATTTTTTGTCAAGCAAGGTTTTGTCAAGATCCTCGATTTTTGTAATCGATATTTTCATGGTCGTTTTTTCATGTATGACCATGTATTTTGTTAAATATGGCTTCAGCAGTTTTACTTCAGAGGTGAGAGTTGACAGTACTACTTTGTGTTTTCTTCTTATACTTTTTAATACCATCACATTTATTTCATTTCGTACATTTAGCGGTATTTTACGGTTTTCATCTTTTACTGACCTTCTTAGGATTATTTATGCATTGGGTTTGGGTTATGGGCTTACCTTCCTTGCTGTGCTTTTTCTGAGGAGGTTCATTCCCGCTTTTCATCTCACCAATGTAACTTTTGTAGCAATATTTTTTCTGAATATCTTTTTAATGATATTTTCGCGTATTTTGGTAAAGGAGGTCTATGAAACAATTGTCGGCAGAAGCTTCAAGCCTGTAAATGTTTTTATCTACGGTACCAAGCAGGCCGGTATAAGTGTGGCTAAGGCTTTAAAAGGCAACAATGAATTCAATTACCGTGTACTTGGATTTATTTCCGACGAAAGTCATATGATTGGAAAAGAGTTGATGGGAGTGGCCATTTATGCCAATAACGATAATCTCTTCAGAACAATGGAAAGTAAAGATGTGAAGACCATTATTGTATCGCCTCAAAAGATGGAAGAGATTAAAGATTCCGATATGTTGGGTAATTTTGTTGATCATAACATTTCTTTATTTACCACTGTCCCTTTGAACGAATGGAATGGAAAATTCATGGGCAAAGAACAATTGAAGGATATCCAGATTGAAGATCTGCTTCCACGTGATCCCATTCAAATCAATATGGTTGAGATTGCCTCCAACATTGAAGGTAAACGTGTGATGGTAACCGGAGCTGCCGGCTCTATTGGAAGTGAGATTGTACGCCAGGTGGCCAGGTTTAATCCATATAGCATTATCCTGATTGACCAGGCCGAAACGCCGTTACACGACATGCGTAGAGAGTTGAGAAACAACTGGCGGGAGTTACATACTGAGATCATCGTTGCAGACGTAAGTAATACGTCGAGGATGGAAAAGATTTTCGCCAAAACACGTCCCCAATACATTTTTCATGCAGCAGCCTATAAGCATGTACCTATGATGGAGGATAACGTTTCGGAGTCGGTTCAGACAAATATCCTTGGAACCAAAATAGTTACTGATCTTGCCGTAAAGTACAATGCGAACAAGTTTGTGATGGTCTCAACGGACAAAGCCGTGAATCCCTCAAATGTGATGGGATGCTCCAAAAGAATATGCGAGATATATGTACAGTCGATGGCAAAGCATCTAGAAAAAGCAGGGCGAAAAACAACCCAGTTCATCACAACACGTTTCGGAAATGTGCTGGGATCAAATGGTTCTGTAATTCCTCTCTTCAAAGAACAGATAAAAGAGGGAGGCCCGGTAACTGTTACTCATCCTGAGATTATCCGCTATTTTATGACAATTCCCGAAGCTTGTCAGCTAGTGTTGGAGGCCGGAGCTATGGGAAAGGGAGGAGAGATTTATATTTTCGATATGGGTAAGCCTGTAAAAATAATTGATCTGGCCAAGAGAATGATCAGGTTGTCAGGGTCAAAGAATATAAAGATCGAGTTTACCGGATTGCGTCATGGCGAGAAGCTTTACGAAGAGTTGCTGAACAATGCCGAGCATACAAAGCCTACCCATCATGAGAAAATAATGATTGCCAACGTGAGGGAGTATGAATATTCAGAGGTATCCCATATGATTGATTCACTTATAAATGTCTCTTACGAGTATGATGATATGCGTACGGTTAAAAAGATGAAAGAGATAGTCCCGGAATTCCGGAGTATAAACTCACCATTTGAAGTTGTTGACAGGTTGTTAGATAAGATGTCGGAAGAGGCTTCTTTTGTCCATTTTTCTAAAGAATAGGCACAGATATTATTCGCTGAAGTCGATCTGCATATCACATAGCTTTGTGTAATAGCCTCCAAGCTCATAAAGAGATGTATGCTTCCCCGATTCTACTATCT
Protein-coding sequences here:
- a CDS encoding polysaccharide biosynthesis protein — protein: MMGKFLQNFLSSKVLSRSSIFVIDIFMVVFSCMTMYFVKYGFSSFTSEVRVDSTTLCFLLILFNTITFISFRTFSGILRFSSFTDLLRIIYALGLGYGLTFLAVLFLRRFIPAFHLTNVTFVAIFFLNIFLMIFSRILVKEVYETIVGRSFKPVNVFIYGTKQAGISVAKALKGNNEFNYRVLGFISDESHMIGKELMGVAIYANNDNLFRTMESKDVKTIIVSPQKMEEIKDSDMLGNFVDHNISLFTTVPLNEWNGKFMGKEQLKDIQIEDLLPRDPIQINMVEIASNIEGKRVMVTGAAGSIGSEIVRQVARFNPYSIILIDQAETPLHDMRRELRNNWRELHTEIIVADVSNTSRMEKIFAKTRPQYIFHAAAYKHVPMMEDNVSESVQTNILGTKIVTDLAVKYNANKFVMVSTDKAVNPSNVMGCSKRICEIYVQSMAKHLEKAGRKTTQFITTRFGNVLGSNGSVIPLFKEQIKEGGPVTVTHPEIIRYFMTIPEACQLVLEAGAMGKGGEIYIFDMGKPVKIIDLAKRMIRLSGSKNIKIEFTGLRHGEKLYEELLNNAEHTKPTHHEKIMIANVREYEYSEVSHMIDSLINVSYEYDDMRTVKKMKEIVPEFRSINSPFEVVDRLLDKMSEEASFVHFSKE